A window from Urocitellus parryii isolate mUroPar1 chromosome 1, mUroPar1.hap1, whole genome shotgun sequence encodes these proteins:
- the LOC144254638 gene encoding E3 ubiquitin-protein ligase TRIM58-like — protein MASWTPGERFREEARCSVCLDFLQDPISVDCGHSFCLRCISEFCEKSESAQGDVYACPQCRGPFRPENFRPNQQLASLVDSVRQLGMGAEPAGARQCARHGEDLSRFCEEDQALLCWLCDTTPEHQGHRTAPLREAARSYQVKLQMALELVRKEMEEALIQEANMGRKTVQWKEKVEMQWQRFRLEFEKHRGFLALEEQLQLRRLEEEERATLQRLRDSKDQLAQHRKALKELAEELEERCQRPALGLLEVRRPQEGRPTEAEGMGTSLGMGHEGTQFSRTELSSTSLEGILRLNTGP, from the exons ATGGCCTCCTGGACGCCCGGGGAGCGGTTCCGGGAGGAGGCCCGGTGCTCCGTGTGCCTGGATTTCCTGCAGGACCCCATCAGCGTGGACTGCGGCCACAGCTTCTGCCTCCGGTGCATCTCGGAGTTCTGCGAGAAGTCGGAGAGCGCGCAGGGCGACGTGTACGCCTGTCCTCAGTGCCGCGGCCCCTTCAGGCCCGAGAACTTTCGGCCCAACCAGCAGCTGGCCAGCCTGGTGGACAGCGTGCGGCAGCTCGGGATGGGCGCGGAGCCGGCGGGGGCGCGCCAGTGCGCGCGGCACGGCGAGGACCTGAGCCGCTTCTGCGAGGAGGACCAGGCACTCCTGTGCTGGCTCTGCGACACCACGCCCGAGCACCAGGGCCACCGCACGGCGCCGCTGCGGGAGGCCGCCAGGAGCTACCAG GTGAAGCTGCAGATGGCACTAGAGCTGGTGagaaaggagatggaggaggcccTGATACAGGAAGCCAACATGGGGAGGAAGACCGTGCAGTGGAAG GAGAAGGTGGAGATGCAGTGGCAGCGCTTCAGGTTGGAGTTTGAGAAGCACCGCGGCTTTCTGGCCCTTGAAGAGCAGCTGCAGCTgcggaggctggaggaggaggagagagccaCCCTGCAGAGACTTCGGGACAGTAAGGACCAGCTGGCCCAGCACAGGAAGGCCCTCAAGGAGCTggcagaggagctggaggagaggtgCCAGCGCccagccctggggctgctggaggTGAGGCGGCCTCAGGAGGGCAGGCCTACAGAGGCTGAGGGGATGGGGACAAGCCTTGGCATGGGACACGAAGGCACTCAGTTCTCTAGGACAGAGCTCAGCAGTACTTCCTTAGAAGGCATCTTACGACTGAATACTGGGCCCTGA
- the LOC144257141 gene encoding olfactory receptor 11L1-like: MQAPNVSAVTEFQLLGFRTLQEWQTLLFTIFLLIYLLTLTGNIVIIAVVSQDRRLHSLMYTFLQHLSFLEIWYTSTIMPLLLANLASWGRAISFSACMAQLYFFVFSGATECFLLAVMAYDRYLAICSPLHYPFLMSPDTCRHLLALCWLTGVGTGFLPSMMISQLDFCGPNQINHFFCNLPPLMQLSCSSAHVTEMAISVLSVAVLCICFLLTLVSYVFIVSFILRIPSASGRRKTFSTCGSHPAVVTIYYGTMISMYVRPSAHLSPEINKIISVFYTVVTPLMNPVIYSLRNKDFKEAVRKAIRRQRGRCGVGVRGQVFISQQDAKVGEQNEEEGYHHGSSAPYRHHGFLQRRVCTEQVQKDGQLTENVVHHVGTAEWEDEAGERHHRSEKTQRPGAQRQRDARGPAQEQQVSQGVADGHVAVQSHHCEKEALRALEEQGEVGLSKAEGVGNDLPVCEEVEEHLGHHQRAEEDVQQSQVTKEEVHGRLQRDIEDH; encoded by the exons ATGCAAGCCCCAAATGTGTCTGCAGTCACCGAGTTTCAGCTGCTCGGATTCCGGACCCTTCAGGAGTGGCAGACCCTGCTCTTCACCATTTTCCTACTCATCTACCTCCTGACCCTCACCGGGAACATCGTCATTATCGCAGTGGTGAGCCAGGACCGGCGCCTGCACTCCCTCATGTACACGTTCCTCCAGCACCTCTCTTTTCTGGAGATCTGGTACACGTCCACCATCATGCCCCTTCTCCTGGCCAACCTGGCCTCCTGGGGCCGGGCCATCTCCTTCTCCGCCTGTATGGCACAGCTCTACTTCTTCGTGTTCTCTGGGGCTACTGAATGTTTCCTCCTGGCCGTGATGGCCTACGACCGGTACCTGGCCATCTGCAGTCCACTGCACTACCCCTTCCTCATGAGCCCTGACACCTGCAGGCACCTGTTGGCCCTCTGCTGGTTGACAGGGGTGGGCACAGGCTTTCTGCCATCCATGATGATTTCCCAGCTGGACTTCTGTGGGCCCAACCAGATCAACCACTTCTTCTGTAACCTCCCGCCGCTCATGCAACTCTCCTGCTCCAGTGCCCACGTCACCGAGATGGCCATCTCTGTCCTGTCAGTCGCAGTGCTGTGCATCTGTTTTCTCCTGACCCTTGTGTCCTATGTCTTCATTGTGTCCTTCATATTGAGGATCCCTTCAGCTTCTGGACGGAGGAagaccttctccacctgtgggtcccACCCGGCTGTTGTCACCATCTACTATGGGACCATGATCTCCATGTATGTGCGCCCCAGTGCCCACCTGTCACCCGAAATCAACAAGATCATCTCTGTCTTCTACACCGTGGTCACACCACTGATGAACCCAGTCATCTACAGCTTGAGGAACAAAGACTTCAAGGAGGCTGTTAGAAAAGCTATCAGAAGGCAGCGCGGCCGCTGTGGAGTCGGAGTGAGAGGACAGGTCTTCATTAG CCAGCAGGATGCGAAGGTAGGAGAGCAGAATGAGGAGGAAGGGTACCATCACGGTTCCAGCGCCCCCTACCGCCATCATGGCTTCCTGCAGCGTCGTGTCTGCACAGAACAGGTGCAGAAGGATGGGCAGCTCACAGAAAATGTAGTCCACCACGTAGGGACCGCAGAgtgggaggatgaagcaggagagAGGCACCACAGAAGCGAAAAAACCCAGCGCCCAGGCGCCCAGCGCCAGCGCGACGCACGCGGGCCAGCTCAGGAGCAGCAGGTATCGCAGGGGGTGGCAGATGGCCATGTAGCGGTCCAGAGCCATCACTGCGAGAAGGAAGCACTCCGTGCACTCGAGGAACAGGGTGAGGTAGGTCTGAGCAAGGCAGAAGGCGTAGGAAATGACCTTCCTGTTTGTGAGGAAGTTGAAGAGCATCTTGGGCACCACCAGCGTGCTGAAGAGGACGTTCAGCAAAGCCAGGTGAcaaaggaagaagtacatgggcgacTGCAGAGAGACATCGAGGACCACTAA